Proteins from one Embleya scabrispora genomic window:
- a CDS encoding S-(hydroxymethyl)mycothiol dehydrogenase: MSKSVRGVVARAKGAPVSIETIVVPDPGPGEARVKVQACGVCHTDLHYREGGIGDDYPYLLGHEAAGIVESVGEGVTEVAVGDFVILNWRAVCGDCRACRRGRPQYCFATHNATQKMTLEDGTELSPALGIGAFAELTLVAAGQCTKVDPEADPAAAGLLGCGVMAGLGAAVNTGNVGRGDTVAVIGCGGVGDAAIAGARLAGAARIIAVDLDDRKLEWARRAGATHTVNSRSGDPVEAIRELTGGFGADVVIDAVGRPETYKQAFYARDLAGTVVLVGVPTPDMTLELPLLDVFGRGGALKSSWYGDCLPSRDFPMLIDLYRQGRFDLDAFVSERITLADVEAAFEKMHHGDVLRSVVIL; this comes from the coding sequence ATGAGCAAGTCGGTACGCGGCGTCGTCGCACGCGCCAAGGGCGCACCGGTCTCGATCGAGACCATCGTGGTGCCGGACCCGGGTCCGGGCGAGGCGCGGGTGAAGGTGCAGGCGTGCGGCGTCTGCCACACGGACCTGCACTATCGCGAGGGCGGCATCGGTGACGACTACCCGTACCTGCTCGGCCACGAGGCCGCCGGCATCGTCGAGTCGGTCGGCGAGGGCGTCACGGAGGTGGCTGTCGGCGACTTCGTCATCCTGAACTGGCGTGCGGTGTGCGGCGATTGCCGCGCGTGTCGGCGCGGCCGTCCGCAGTACTGCTTCGCCACGCACAACGCCACGCAAAAGATGACCCTGGAGGACGGTACCGAGCTGAGCCCCGCGCTCGGGATCGGCGCGTTCGCCGAACTGACCCTGGTCGCCGCCGGACAGTGCACCAAGGTCGACCCCGAGGCGGACCCGGCCGCGGCCGGCCTGCTCGGCTGCGGTGTGATGGCGGGCCTGGGCGCGGCGGTGAACACCGGCAACGTCGGCCGCGGCGACACGGTCGCGGTGATCGGCTGCGGCGGCGTCGGCGACGCGGCCATCGCCGGTGCCCGGCTCGCCGGCGCGGCGCGGATCATCGCCGTCGACCTCGACGACCGCAAGCTGGAGTGGGCCCGCCGGGCCGGCGCCACGCACACGGTGAACTCGAGGTCGGGCGACCCGGTGGAGGCGATCCGCGAACTCACCGGCGGCTTCGGCGCCGACGTGGTGATCGACGCGGTCGGCCGCCCGGAGACCTACAAGCAGGCGTTCTACGCCCGCGACCTGGCCGGCACCGTGGTCCTGGTGGGCGTGCCCACCCCGGACATGACGCTCGAACTGCCCCTGCTCGACGTGTTCGGCCGCGGCGGTGCGCTCAAGTCGTCCTGGTACGGCGACTGCCTGCCCTCGCGCGACTTCCCGATGCTGATCGACCTGTACCGCCAGGGTCGCTTCGACCTGGACGCGTTCGTCAGCGAGCGGATCACCCTGGCCGACGTCGAGGCCGCGTTCGAGAAGATGCACCACGGCGACGTGCTGCGCTCGGTGGTGATCCTCTGA
- a CDS encoding PHP domain-containing protein, giving the protein MRIDLHTHSTASDGTDAPADLVRKARAAGLDVVALTDHDTTAGWAAAAEALPDGLTLVRGAEISCVAEGGISLHMLGYLFDPAEPEFARARELVRTDRVRRAEAMVARCRELGAPITWERVREIAGGGAVGRPHVATALVEAGVVADVSAAFTPEWLKDGGRAFVGKYEIGAADAVRLITGAGGVAVFAHPGAVTRGRTVSDATIAELAEAGLAGIEVDHMDHDDTMRAHLRGLAGELRLIPTGSSDYHGTRKTINLGENTTDPESYGAIAELATGARPLTP; this is encoded by the coding sequence GTGCGTATCGACCTGCACACCCACAGCACCGCTTCCGACGGCACCGACGCGCCCGCCGACCTGGTCCGCAAGGCCCGGGCGGCCGGCTTGGACGTGGTCGCGCTCACCGACCACGACACCACCGCGGGCTGGGCGGCCGCGGCCGAGGCGCTGCCCGACGGGCTGACCCTGGTACGCGGCGCGGAGATCTCCTGCGTGGCCGAGGGCGGGATCAGTCTGCACATGCTGGGCTACCTTTTCGACCCCGCCGAACCGGAGTTCGCCCGAGCGCGCGAGCTGGTCCGCACCGACCGGGTCCGTCGGGCCGAGGCGATGGTGGCGCGCTGCCGGGAACTGGGCGCGCCGATCACCTGGGAGCGGGTGCGGGAGATCGCGGGCGGCGGTGCGGTGGGCCGGCCGCACGTGGCCACCGCCCTGGTCGAGGCGGGCGTGGTCGCGGACGTGTCCGCCGCGTTCACCCCCGAGTGGCTCAAGGACGGCGGACGGGCGTTCGTGGGCAAGTACGAGATCGGCGCCGCCGACGCGGTGCGGCTGATCACCGGCGCGGGCGGGGTCGCGGTGTTCGCCCATCCGGGCGCGGTCACGCGCGGGCGCACCGTCTCCGACGCGACGATCGCCGAGCTGGCCGAGGCGGGTCTGGCCGGGATCGAGGTGGACCACATGGACCACGACGACACGATGCGGGCACACCTGCGCGGTCTCGCCGGCGAGCTGCGGCTGATCCCCACCGGTTCGAGTGACTACCATGGCACCCGCAAAACGATCAATCTCGGAGAAAACACCACAGATCCAGAGTCGTACGGGGCGATCGCGGAACTGGCGACAGGAGCAAGACCCCTCACCCCATGA
- a CDS encoding universal stress protein: MYERILVAVDSTPEADDVLAHTARLAGALGAAVRVLHVQTLDLVDGGGVGGVVEDETADAAVKVVTGAVDTLKAAGVTNVEGWTEETVRGDVPNAVLDQARAFDADLLILGSRRHGGVASLFLGSVSDTVAHRSVCPVLLIP, from the coding sequence ATGTACGAGCGCATTCTGGTCGCCGTCGACTCCACCCCCGAGGCCGACGACGTCCTGGCGCACACCGCCCGACTGGCCGGCGCGCTCGGCGCGGCCGTCCGCGTCCTGCACGTGCAGACCCTGGACCTGGTGGACGGCGGAGGTGTCGGCGGCGTGGTCGAGGACGAGACCGCCGACGCCGCGGTCAAGGTGGTCACCGGCGCCGTCGACACGCTCAAGGCGGCCGGCGTCACCAACGTCGAGGGATGGACCGAGGAAACCGTGCGCGGCGACGTGCCGAACGCGGTCCTCGACCAGGCCCGCGCCTTCGACGCCGACCTGCTGATCCTGGGCTCCCGCCGACACGGCGGTGTGGCCAGTCTCTTCCTCGGCAGCGTCAGCGACACGGTCGCGCACCGCTCCGTCTGCCCGGTGCTGCTGATCCCCTGA
- a CDS encoding alpha/beta fold hydrolase, producing MSTPRFLTLPGTVRSRRLATGRGRFAVLESTPPAAGPRPGTAVLVPGFTGSKEDFIALGEPLAGRGFHTVAVDQRGQYETEGPDDPAAYTRDALVEDVLAIADVVAPGEPIHLVGHSYGGLVCRSVALRAPERLASLTLMSTGPAAICPPEIERLLLLEDVLPVLTRQEVWEAMQAVELEAGLLPPADPAIAAFLRTRWLGTVPTGLLAMAEQLRSEPDLVADLAAVVAAGLPALVVSGVEDYAWPIPWQAEMAARLGVPHVVIPDTHHSPNVEAPDATATTLADFWTNAAVYPDRV from the coding sequence GTGAGTACGCCACGCTTTTTGACCTTGCCCGGGACCGTCCGCTCCCGTCGCCTGGCGACCGGGCGCGGACGATTCGCCGTCCTGGAGTCCACTCCGCCGGCCGCCGGGCCCAGGCCCGGCACCGCCGTGCTCGTGCCCGGGTTCACCGGCAGCAAGGAGGACTTCATCGCGCTCGGCGAGCCGCTGGCCGGGCGCGGCTTCCACACGGTGGCCGTGGACCAGCGCGGACAGTACGAGACCGAGGGCCCGGACGACCCGGCGGCGTACACCCGCGACGCGCTGGTGGAGGACGTGCTCGCGATCGCGGACGTGGTGGCCCCGGGCGAGCCGATTCACCTGGTGGGGCACTCCTACGGCGGCCTGGTGTGCCGGTCGGTGGCGCTGCGCGCGCCGGAGCGGCTGGCCTCGCTGACCCTGATGAGCACCGGCCCGGCGGCGATCTGCCCGCCCGAGATCGAGCGGCTGCTGCTGCTGGAGGACGTGCTGCCGGTGCTCACCCGCCAGGAGGTGTGGGAGGCGATGCAGGCGGTCGAACTGGAGGCCGGCCTGCTCCCGCCCGCCGATCCGGCGATCGCCGCGTTCCTGCGCACCCGCTGGCTGGGCACCGTCCCGACGGGCCTGCTGGCCATGGCCGAACAACTGCGCTCCGAGCCCGACCTGGTCGCCGATCTCGCCGCGGTCGTCGCCGCCGGCCTGCCCGCGCTGGTGGTCTCCGGCGTCGAGGACTACGCCTGGCCGATCCCGTGGCAGGCCGAGATGGCCGCGCGCCTGGGCGTCCCCCACGTGGTGATCCCGGACACCCACCACTCCCCGAACGTGGAGGCCCCGGACGCCACCGCGACGACCTTGGCGGACTTCTGGACGAACGCCGCGGTGTACCCGGATCGGGTCTGA
- a CDS encoding NUDIX hydrolase — protein sequence MRLIPCVGAIVLDSEGRVLLVRRAKMPGEGQWSLPGGRVEEGETDAVALAREMIEETGLEVTVGPLVGSVLRPAPDGGVYEIRDYACTPHGGTLRAGDDADAVRWIAAGDLGRLDLVDGLLDALREWNVPGVA from the coding sequence ATGCGGCTCATTCCCTGCGTCGGTGCGATCGTCCTGGACTCGGAGGGACGGGTGCTGCTGGTGCGACGCGCGAAAATGCCGGGCGAGGGGCAGTGGTCGCTGCCCGGCGGGCGGGTCGAGGAGGGTGAGACCGACGCGGTCGCGCTGGCCCGGGAGATGATCGAGGAGACCGGGCTCGAGGTGACCGTGGGACCGCTGGTCGGCTCGGTGTTGCGACCGGCGCCCGACGGCGGCGTCTACGAGATTCGCGACTACGCCTGTACCCCACACGGCGGCACCCTGCGCGCGGGGGACGACGCCGACGCGGTGCGCTGGATCGCCGCCGGCGACCTGGGCCGACTCGACCTCGTCGACGGCCTCCTCGACGCGCTGCGCGAGTGGAACGTCCCGGGGGTGGCATGA
- a CDS encoding NYN domain-containing protein yields MVRSVSPPLHFGTHALFVDVGYVYAAMGLLVAGSAERRAFRVDAEQLITGLIDEARRVFPEGRLLRVYWYDGARERVHTVEQRQIAELPDVKVRLGNLNAHNQQKGVDSLIRSDLESLARNHAIDDAVVISGDEDLVSAVEAAQSYGVRVHLWGVEPAYGTNQADPLVWEADVTRMLHREFCETCVTPVMLPPSHAGVPIMRPGGPPTAEQAWRIGQEIAERWLVVRGRENLADLMPGPMLPQAIDRGLLVDAESVLQYSLRPHEDLRRALRNGFWDRLNHEFGLSGAESAES; encoded by the coding sequence CTGGTGCGATCCGTTTCGCCGCCCCTGCACTTCGGGACCCACGCGCTGTTCGTCGATGTCGGCTACGTGTACGCGGCGATGGGCCTGCTCGTCGCCGGCTCGGCCGAACGCCGGGCCTTCCGGGTGGACGCGGAGCAGTTGATCACCGGCCTGATCGACGAGGCCCGCCGGGTGTTCCCGGAGGGTCGCCTGCTGCGGGTGTACTGGTACGACGGCGCGCGCGAACGGGTGCACACCGTGGAGCAGCGCCAGATCGCCGAACTCCCCGATGTGAAGGTACGACTGGGCAACCTCAACGCGCACAACCAGCAAAAGGGCGTCGACTCGCTGATCCGCAGCGACCTCGAATCGCTGGCCCGCAACCACGCGATCGACGACGCGGTGGTGATCAGCGGCGACGAGGACCTGGTCTCGGCGGTCGAGGCGGCCCAGTCCTACGGCGTGCGGGTGCACCTGTGGGGCGTCGAGCCCGCGTACGGCACCAACCAGGCCGACCCGCTGGTGTGGGAGGCCGACGTCACCCGAATGCTGCACCGCGAGTTCTGCGAGACGTGCGTGACGCCGGTGATGTTGCCGCCGTCGCACGCCGGCGTGCCGATCATGCGGCCCGGCGGCCCGCCGACCGCCGAACAGGCGTGGCGGATCGGCCAGGAGATCGCCGAGCGCTGGCTGGTGGTGCGCGGCCGGGAGAACCTGGCCGACCTGATGCCCGGTCCGATGTTGCCCCAGGCCATCGACCGCGGCCTGCTCGTGGACGCCGAGAGCGTCCTCCAGTACTCGCTGCGCCCGCACGAGGACCTGCGTCGCGCCCTGCGCAACGGTTTCTGGGACCGCCTCAACCACGAATTCGGCCTCTCCGGCGCGGAATCCGCGGAGTCCTGA
- a CDS encoding DEAD/DEAH box helicase, translating into MTLPVALSGSDVIGQAKTGTGKTLGFGIPLLQRIVVAADVEAGRAPAGTVAGRTPQALVVVPTRELCVQVTNDLQAAGKLRNVRVLAVYGGRAYEPQIDTLKKGVDVVVGTPGRLLDLVGQGHVNLSEVKMLVLDEADEMLDLGFLPDVEKIVERLPARRQTMLFSATMPGQIITLARRYMSRPTHIRASEPDDLGATVKSVQQRVYRAHGLDKPELMARVLQANGRGLVMVFCRTKRTAADLAQGLAERGFASAAVHGDLGQGAREQALRAFRNGKVDVLVATDVAARGIDVEGVTHVVNYQCPDDEKTYLHRIGRTGRAGASGTAVTLVDWEDIPRWSLINKALDLGFADPVETYSTSPHLFTDLDIPTTVGSVLPRADRTRAGLGAEDVEDLGETGKNSRGASGRKGGAGGRSRSGPAASGPSTAGPAAADAESGEPSRRRAPGSRRRRRVNGAEAGEAVATAVAPSVAAGAAGAPVAAFVEPTAVVVPAPADGGADADGDGERAPRRRRRRTRRRPEGAEAGAVATDEG; encoded by the coding sequence ATGACCCTTCCCGTCGCGCTCTCGGGCAGTGACGTGATCGGCCAGGCCAAGACCGGGACCGGTAAGACCCTCGGCTTCGGCATCCCGCTGCTGCAGCGCATCGTGGTGGCGGCCGACGTCGAGGCCGGCCGCGCGCCCGCCGGCACAGTCGCCGGCCGCACCCCGCAGGCCCTGGTCGTGGTGCCCACGCGCGAGCTGTGCGTGCAGGTGACCAACGACCTCCAGGCCGCGGGCAAGCTGCGCAACGTGCGGGTGCTCGCCGTCTACGGCGGCCGGGCGTACGAGCCGCAGATCGACACCCTCAAGAAGGGCGTCGACGTGGTCGTCGGCACCCCCGGTCGACTGCTCGACCTGGTCGGACAGGGGCACGTGAACCTGTCCGAGGTCAAGATGCTGGTCCTGGACGAGGCCGACGAGATGCTCGACCTGGGCTTTTTGCCCGACGTCGAGAAGATCGTCGAGCGGCTGCCCGCCCGCCGCCAGACGATGTTGTTCTCGGCCACCATGCCGGGCCAGATCATCACCCTGGCGCGCCGCTACATGAGCCGCCCCACGCACATCCGCGCCTCCGAGCCGGACGACCTGGGCGCCACCGTCAAGTCGGTCCAGCAGCGCGTCTACCGCGCGCACGGCCTGGACAAGCCCGAGCTGATGGCCCGGGTCCTGCAGGCCAACGGGCGCGGCCTGGTCATGGTGTTCTGCCGGACCAAGCGCACCGCGGCCGACCTGGCCCAGGGCCTGGCCGAGCGGGGCTTCGCCTCCGCCGCCGTGCACGGCGACCTCGGCCAGGGCGCGCGCGAGCAGGCGCTGCGGGCGTTCCGCAACGGCAAGGTGGACGTGCTCGTGGCCACCGACGTCGCGGCCCGCGGGATCGACGTCGAGGGTGTCACCCACGTGGTGAACTACCAGTGCCCCGATGACGAGAAGACCTACCTGCACCGCATCGGTCGCACCGGCCGCGCGGGCGCCTCCGGCACCGCGGTGACGCTGGTCGACTGGGAGGACATCCCGCGCTGGAGCCTGATCAACAAGGCGCTGGACCTGGGCTTCGCCGACCCGGTGGAGACCTACTCCACCTCTCCGCACCTGTTCACCGACCTGGACATCCCCACCACCGTGGGCAGCGTGCTGCCGCGCGCCGACCGCACCCGTGCGGGCCTCGGCGCGGAGGACGTCGAGGACCTGGGCGAGACCGGCAAGAACAGCCGGGGCGCGTCGGGCCGCAAGGGCGGTGCGGGCGGGCGCAGCCGGAGCGGTCCGGCCGCGTCCGGGCCCTCCACGGCGGGTCCGGCCGCGGCCGACGCCGAGTCGGGCGAGCCGAGCCGCCGTCGGGCGCCCGGGTCGCGCCGGCGGCGTCGGGTCAACGGCGCGGAGGCCGGCGAGGCCGTGGCGACCGCCGTGGCGCCGAGCGTGGCCGCCGGGGCGGCCGGCGCCCCGGTCGCCGCCTTCGTCGAGCCGACCGCGGTGGTCGTCCCGGCCCCCGCCGACGGTGGGGCGGACGCGGACGGTGACGGCGAGCGGGCGCCTCGGCGTCGCCGCCGGCGCACCCGGCGTCGTCCCGAGGGCGCCGAGGCGGGCGCGGTCGCGACCGACGAAGGCTGA
- a CDS encoding ferritin-like fold-containing protein yields MSEGTEPTGEMRAAVIELLGVLAYGEITAFERLAEDAKMAPTVEDKAALAAMAVAEFQHFTLLRDRIAALGADPARAMDPFIAPLDEFHVHTAPADWLEGLVKAYVGDGIAADFYREVAAHLDEVSRDLIVEVQRDTGHSAFVVEAVRAAIERDPKVAGRLALWGRRLMGEALSQAQRVAAERDVLSTMLIGGGAGPGFDLAEIGRMFNRITEAHQQRMAALGLAS; encoded by the coding sequence ATGAGCGAGGGTACGGAGCCGACGGGGGAGATGCGGGCGGCCGTGATCGAACTGCTCGGCGTGCTCGCGTACGGCGAGATCACCGCCTTCGAGCGGCTGGCCGAGGACGCCAAGATGGCCCCCACCGTCGAGGACAAGGCGGCGCTGGCCGCGATGGCGGTCGCCGAGTTCCAGCACTTCACCCTGCTGCGTGATCGCATCGCCGCGCTCGGCGCGGACCCGGCCCGGGCGATGGACCCCTTCATCGCGCCGCTGGACGAGTTCCACGTGCACACCGCCCCCGCCGACTGGCTGGAGGGCCTGGTCAAGGCATACGTGGGGGACGGGATCGCGGCCGACTTCTATCGCGAGGTCGCCGCGCATCTGGACGAGGTCAGTCGGGACCTGATCGTCGAGGTGCAGCGGGACACCGGGCACTCGGCGTTCGTGGTGGAGGCGGTGCGCGCGGCGATCGAGCGCGATCCCAAGGTGGCGGGCCGGCTCGCGCTGTGGGGGCGGCGGCTGATGGGCGAGGCGCTCAGCCAGGCCCAGCGGGTCGCCGCCGAGCGGGACGTGTTGTCCACGATGCTGATCGGCGGCGGGGCCGGCCCCGGCTTCGACCTGGCCGAGATCGGCCGGATGTTCAACCGGATCACCGAGGCGCACCAGCAGCGCATGGCCGCGCTCGGGCTGGCCTCCTGA
- a CDS encoding MFS transporter, which produces MSVWATAFAAVVAFMGIGLVDPILPSIAKGLDASPSQVSLLFTSYFLITAVAMLVTGFVSSRIGGRRTLLLGLALVVIFAGLAGTSDSVGELVGFRAGWGLGNALFVSTSLAVIVGAASGGSAAAILLYESALGLGMACGPLLGAVLGDASWRYPFYGTAALMAIGFALIVGLLKEQPRPAHRIGLLDPLKALGHRGLATTAAGAFFYNYGFFTVLAFTPFVLDMSPYRSGAVFFAWGVLLAVCSVLVAPRLQARFGSANVAAASLLLFAADLGVLAYGSTSVVVTGVIVSGAFIGINNTVFTELALEVSDSPRPVASAGYNFVRWFAAAAAPFLAPKLEEHFNVHVPFLVAGAACVVAAAVLFGARRLLAGVDHRDTDTAADAAPLNTPRPVPATA; this is translated from the coding sequence ATGTCCGTGTGGGCCACCGCGTTCGCCGCCGTCGTGGCGTTCATGGGGATCGGGCTGGTCGATCCGATCCTGCCCTCGATCGCCAAGGGGCTGGACGCCTCGCCGAGCCAGGTCTCGCTGCTGTTCACCAGCTACTTCCTGATCACCGCGGTGGCCATGCTGGTGACCGGATTCGTCTCCAGCCGGATCGGCGGGCGACGCACGCTGCTGCTCGGCCTCGCCCTCGTGGTGATCTTCGCCGGCCTCGCCGGCACCTCGGACTCGGTCGGCGAACTGGTCGGCTTCCGGGCCGGCTGGGGGCTGGGCAACGCGCTGTTCGTGTCCACGTCCCTCGCCGTCATCGTCGGTGCGGCGAGCGGTGGTTCGGCTGCGGCGATCCTGCTCTACGAATCCGCGCTCGGGCTAGGCATGGCCTGCGGCCCGCTGCTCGGCGCGGTGCTCGGCGACGCCAGTTGGCGCTACCCGTTCTACGGCACCGCCGCGCTGATGGCGATCGGCTTCGCGCTGATCGTCGGGCTGCTGAAGGAACAACCCAGGCCCGCCCACAGGATCGGTCTGCTCGATCCGCTCAAGGCGCTCGGGCACAGGGGTCTGGCGACCACCGCGGCCGGTGCCTTCTTCTACAACTACGGCTTCTTCACGGTGCTCGCGTTCACCCCGTTCGTGCTCGACATGAGCCCGTACCGCAGCGGCGCGGTGTTCTTCGCGTGGGGTGTCCTGCTCGCCGTCTGCTCGGTCCTGGTCGCCCCGCGACTCCAGGCCCGGTTCGGCTCGGCGAACGTGGCCGCCGCGAGTCTGCTGCTGTTCGCCGCGGACCTGGGAGTGCTCGCGTACGGCTCCACCTCGGTCGTTGTGACCGGTGTCATCGTTTCAGGCGCCTTCATCGGTATAAACAACACGGTGTTCACCGAATTGGCGCTCGAGGTATCGGACTCGCCGCGACCCGTGGCGAGCGCGGGGTACAACTTCGTCCGCTGGTTCGCCGCCGCGGCGGCGCCGTTCCTGGCGCCCAAGTTGGAGGAGCACTTCAACGTGCACGTGCCGTTCCTGGTCGCCGGCGCGGCCTGCGTGGTCGCCGCCGCCGTGCTGTTCGGCGCCCGCCGACTGCTCGCCGGGGTCGATCACCGCGACACCGACACCGCCGCCGACGCGGCACCGCTGAACACCCCCCGGCCCGTTCCGGCCACCGCCTGA
- a CDS encoding DUF6758 family protein, whose amino-acid sequence MKGEPSCPRCGGRVRAPGLFSETWECEIHGAVPPLQPVVPPSVEALDAVVRRSRVPVWLPWPLPVGWLYTGVAHAGDDRGGSRAVAVACTGPAPLGGRGELVLVAEELGVGLGARYAGLPGHDPGGDFVKSAPAKVMAAGRPTPLWCVTDAPADRAVYAGEAMGLWLWAILWPGKAGHLVYDDVVLTDLRDAGAELQLLPCGALSPQLLDC is encoded by the coding sequence ATGAAGGGCGAGCCGAGCTGCCCCCGCTGCGGCGGCCGGGTCCGCGCTCCGGGTCTGTTCTCGGAGACGTGGGAATGCGAGATCCATGGCGCGGTGCCTCCGCTGCAACCCGTCGTGCCGCCCAGTGTCGAGGCGTTGGACGCGGTGGTGCGCCGCTCCCGCGTGCCGGTCTGGTTGCCCTGGCCGCTGCCGGTCGGCTGGCTGTACACCGGGGTCGCCCACGCGGGTGACGATCGCGGCGGCTCCCGCGCGGTCGCGGTCGCCTGTACCGGGCCCGCGCCGCTGGGCGGACGCGGCGAACTGGTGCTGGTGGCCGAGGAGCTGGGGGTCGGACTCGGCGCCCGCTACGCCGGATTGCCCGGTCACGATCCGGGCGGCGACTTCGTCAAGTCCGCGCCCGCGAAGGTGATGGCGGCCGGTCGGCCGACCCCGCTGTGGTGCGTGACCGACGCGCCGGCCGACCGCGCGGTGTACGCGGGCGAGGCGATGGGCCTGTGGTTGTGGGCGATCCTGTGGCCGGGCAAGGCGGGGCATCTGGTCTACGACGACGTCGTCCTCACCGATCTGCGCGACGCCGGGGCCGAGTTGCAGCTGCTGCCGTGCGGGGCGCTGTCCCCGCAACTGCTGGACTGCTGA
- a CDS encoding MarC family protein, with protein sequence MNWFDVTLFGSSFVTLFVIMDPPGIIPLYLSFTGGRPQAVRKRMAWQAATVAFCVISLFGLFGQKILDYLHVSIPALKVSGGLLLLLVALSLLTGKAEEPTENKDVNVALVPLGTPLLAGPGAIVAAIVSVQKAHGAGQYLGVWTAIVAIHVVLWLTMRFSLGIIKIIKESGVVLVTRLSGLLLSAIAVQLCADGVRGFIEAKP encoded by the coding sequence ATGAACTGGTTCGACGTCACACTCTTCGGCTCGTCCTTCGTCACCCTCTTCGTGATCATGGACCCGCCGGGCATCATCCCGCTGTACCTGAGCTTCACCGGTGGCCGACCGCAGGCCGTGCGCAAGCGCATGGCCTGGCAGGCGGCCACCGTCGCGTTCTGCGTGATCTCCCTCTTCGGGTTGTTCGGCCAAAAGATCCTCGACTACCTGCACGTGTCGATCCCGGCGCTCAAGGTGTCCGGGGGTCTGCTCCTGCTGCTGGTGGCACTGTCGTTGCTCACCGGCAAGGCCGAGGAGCCGACCGAGAACAAGGACGTCAACGTCGCCCTGGTGCCCCTCGGCACACCCCTCCTGGCCGGCCCCGGCGCGATCGTGGCCGCGATCGTCAGCGTGCAAAAGGCGCACGGCGCCGGTCAGTACCTCGGTGTGTGGACCGCGATCGTGGCGATCCACGTCGTGTTGTGGCTGACCATGCGCTTCTCGCTCGGCATCATCAAGATCATCAAGGAGAGCGGTGTGGTTTTGGTGACCCGGCTCTCGGGCCTGCTGCTGTCGGCGATCGCGGTACAGCTGTGCGCGGACGGGGTCCGGGGTTTCATCGAGGCGAAGCCATAG
- a CDS encoding MBL fold metallo-hydrolase — protein MAGGIDHVVTSGVFSLDGQDFDVDNNVWIVGDDREVVVVDAAHDAAAIVARVGDRTVTGIVLTHGHNDHINAAAELAERTGAPIHLHPSDRMLWDAVYPDRAPDVDLADGEVIPVAGLDLRVLHTPGHAPGAVCLYAPDLGVLFSGDTLFKGGPGATGRSFSSFPVILESIKGRLLGLPEGTRVLTGHGDETTIGAEATDYDAWVTRGH, from the coding sequence ATGGCCGGCGGCATCGACCACGTGGTCACCTCGGGCGTGTTCTCGCTCGACGGCCAGGACTTCGACGTGGACAACAACGTGTGGATCGTCGGCGACGACCGCGAGGTGGTGGTGGTCGATGCCGCACACGACGCGGCGGCCATCGTCGCGCGCGTGGGCGACCGCACGGTGACCGGCATCGTGCTCACCCACGGCCACAACGATCACATCAACGCCGCCGCCGAGTTGGCCGAACGCACCGGCGCGCCGATCCATCTGCACCCGAGCGACCGGATGTTGTGGGACGCGGTGTATCCCGACCGCGCGCCGGACGTCGACCTGGCCGACGGCGAGGTGATCCCCGTCGCGGGCCTGGACCTGCGGGTGCTGCACACCCCGGGCCACGCGCCGGGCGCGGTCTGCCTGTACGCCCCGGACCTGGGCGTGCTCTTCTCCGGCGACACGCTGTTCAAGGGCGGTCCCGGCGCCACGGGGCGCTCGTTCTCGTCGTTCCCGGTGATCCTGGAGTCGATCAAGGGTCGCCTGCTCGGCCTGCCCGAGGGCACGCGCGTGCTCACCGGCCACGGCGACGAGACGACGATCGGCGCGGAGGCGACGGACTACGACGCGTGGGTGACCCGGGGGCACTGA